A part of Tardiphaga sp. vice304 genomic DNA contains:
- a CDS encoding cadherin-like domain-containing protein has product MNYSGKFQLSGMATTPDFGGATSDGSSSGGHTVIVPDAHLLFSGDYKRAGLDLVLSKDGHEHVVPDYFKGVARATLASPDGAHLSGDLVTALTGEVQVAQLGGAAAAAPVIGTVTRLTGSATAIRNGVSIQLNMGDTVNKGDVVQAGADSTLGITFIDGTVFGLSANARMVLNEMVYDPNGSSNSSLLSLVQGTITFVAGETAKKGDMRVDTPVATMGIRGTAVLVEIGFEVPGQGGAPPVKFQVLVEPGGRVGSYVLYSRADPTMVIGTVNAAGQVTSVTGTGDALTSQAPPLSPEALAIIAPIFQLYFPNVPNPNPSGTLPGGSSPPPGTVPGSSDPQPLNFNPFQGLTPEVPRIIPINLPDAPPGTPPVLVTVTRPNTAPVIESARLAVSEGGTVVLGAGSIGVVDTTSTAFTFTVSGVSHGAFQTSADGIVWVAATSFTTAQLIAGRVRFVHDGSEVAPTFTIRADDGAILNSASNLLPGSVIFTNVNDAPVITSAGLSVKQGGIVLLTLANVGISDPDSSSFTYYGTATHGTFEIYDTATGTWLVASATRPFTSAEIGAGHVRFHHDGSSAAPEITVIVSDGSISSAPVVADVDFTPVPPDTVYHLTSSDGTSIDVGPGGATNGFVLPGMGNVTTPGTPEDRIVLGYHLGQNSTPVVVNGSPLMNDTDFTTISHTQVHNQDGSNSVVTTLGAGNNVTLTQTVTLGADANYFTTTIEIFNGSGLELTGVRFMRNFDPDQDVQTNGIYATRNDVIHNPANANDVAIVSAKGAASGAEVALIGLNGDWRASSYGFTNTNPYATQAFGSPTDPNGAQGDHAISITYDFGSIAAGAHATTTYITTANVATAGSNALFGTNGADSINGLAGDDLLIGLGGADNFVFTAGSGRDTIYDFQTSIDHIDLQALSSIVTQSSLGTWMAQNVMANPDNSADTLITLDSGNSILLHNVAHTSLSASDFIVSNFSV; this is encoded by the coding sequence TTGAATTATTCCGGAAAATTCCAGCTCTCAGGCATGGCCACGACGCCGGATTTCGGCGGCGCGACAAGCGACGGGTCGTCGTCCGGCGGGCACACCGTCATCGTCCCCGATGCCCATCTGCTGTTTTCCGGTGACTACAAGCGCGCCGGGCTCGATCTGGTGCTGTCGAAGGACGGCCACGAACATGTGGTGCCCGACTATTTCAAGGGCGTGGCGCGCGCGACGCTGGCGTCGCCAGATGGCGCTCATCTGTCGGGCGATCTGGTGACCGCGCTGACCGGTGAGGTGCAGGTGGCCCAGCTCGGCGGCGCGGCTGCCGCAGCGCCGGTGATCGGCACGGTGACCCGGCTTACCGGCAGCGCCACGGCGATCCGCAACGGCGTCTCGATTCAGCTCAACATGGGCGACACCGTCAACAAGGGCGACGTCGTCCAGGCCGGCGCCGATTCGACGCTTGGCATCACCTTTATCGACGGCACGGTGTTCGGGCTTTCGGCCAATGCCCGCATGGTGCTCAACGAGATGGTCTACGATCCCAACGGATCGAGCAATTCCTCCCTGCTCAGCCTTGTGCAGGGCACCATCACCTTCGTCGCCGGCGAGACGGCCAAAAAAGGCGACATGCGGGTCGATACGCCCGTGGCGACGATGGGCATCCGCGGCACCGCCGTGCTGGTCGAGATCGGCTTCGAGGTGCCCGGCCAGGGTGGCGCGCCACCGGTCAAATTCCAAGTGCTGGTCGAGCCCGGCGGAAGGGTGGGGTCCTACGTACTGTACAGCCGGGCCGATCCGACCATGGTGATCGGCACGGTCAACGCGGCCGGGCAGGTGACCAGCGTCACCGGCACCGGCGATGCCCTGACCTCGCAGGCGCCGCCGCTGTCGCCGGAGGCGCTTGCGATCATCGCGCCGATCTTCCAGTTATACTTCCCGAATGTCCCGAATCCCAATCCGAGCGGCACCCTGCCTGGCGGTAGTTCGCCGCCGCCCGGCACCGTGCCCGGCAGTTCGGATCCGCAGCCGCTGAATTTCAATCCGTTTCAGGGCCTGACGCCGGAAGTGCCGCGGATCATTCCGATCAACCTGCCGGATGCGCCACCTGGCACGCCGCCGGTCCTGGTGACCGTAACGCGGCCGAACACGGCGCCCGTGATCGAGTCGGCCCGCCTTGCCGTGTCCGAGGGCGGCACCGTGGTGCTGGGCGCCGGCAGCATCGGCGTCGTCGATACCACCAGCACGGCGTTCACCTTCACGGTGTCCGGCGTCAGCCATGGCGCGTTCCAGACCTCGGCCGACGGCATCGTCTGGGTCGCGGCAACCAGCTTCACTACGGCGCAGCTCATTGCCGGTCGCGTCCGCTTCGTCCATGACGGCAGCGAGGTCGCCCCGACCTTCACGATCCGGGCGGATGACGGCGCCATCCTCAACAGCGCCAGCAACCTGCTGCCGGGCAGCGTCATCTTCACGAATGTCAATGATGCGCCGGTGATTACCTCGGCCGGGCTCTCGGTGAAGCAAGGCGGCATTGTCCTGCTCACGCTCGCGAATGTCGGGATTTCCGATCCCGACAGCAGCAGCTTCACTTACTATGGAACGGCAACCCACGGCACGTTCGAGATCTACGATACCGCAACTGGTACATGGTTAGTGGCATCCGCGACCCGCCCGTTCACATCGGCGGAGATTGGCGCAGGCCATGTGCGCTTTCATCACGATGGCAGCAGCGCGGCGCCGGAAATCACCGTGATCGTCAGCGACGGCAGCATCAGCAGCGCGCCGGTTGTCGCGGATGTCGATTTCACGCCGGTGCCGCCGGACACCGTCTACCACCTGACCTCGTCCGACGGCACCTCGATCGATGTCGGCCCGGGCGGCGCCACCAACGGCTTCGTTCTGCCAGGGATGGGCAATGTCACCACGCCCGGCACGCCGGAAGACCGTATCGTGCTCGGCTATCATCTTGGTCAGAATTCAACGCCGGTCGTCGTCAACGGATCGCCGCTGATGAACGATACCGACTTCACGACCATTTCGCATACCCAGGTTCACAACCAGGACGGTTCGAACTCGGTGGTCACCACGCTCGGCGCCGGCAATAATGTGACCCTGACCCAGACCGTCACGCTGGGCGCAGATGCCAATTACTTCACGACTACCATCGAAATCTTCAACGGCAGCGGCTTGGAGCTGACCGGCGTTCGCTTCATGCGCAATTTCGATCCCGACCAGGATGTGCAGACAAACGGGATCTACGCCACGCGGAACGACGTGATTCACAATCCGGCCAATGCGAACGATGTCGCCATCGTCTCCGCAAAGGGGGCGGCGTCGGGGGCCGAGGTCGCGCTGATCGGACTGAACGGAGACTGGCGCGCGTCGTCCTATGGTTTCACCAACACGAATCCGTATGCAACGCAGGCCTTTGGCAGTCCGACCGATCCCAATGGCGCCCAGGGCGATCATGCGATCTCGATCACTTACGATTTCGGCAGCATCGCGGCGGGCGCACATGCCACGACGACCTACATCACCACCGCCAATGTCGCGACCGCTGGCAGTAACGCGTTGTTCGGGACCAACGGCGCCGACAGCATCAACGGCCTCGCGGGTGACGACTTGCTGATAGGTCTCGGCGGCGCAGATAACTTTGTGTTCACGGCTGGTTCCGGTCGCGACACGATCTATGATTTCCAGACGAGTATCGATCACATCGATCTACAGGCACTGTCGTCGATCGTCACGCAGAGCAGTCTGGGCACCTGGATGGCACAGAATGTCATGGCCAACCCGGACAATTCAGCGGATACCCTGATCACCCTCGATAGCGGCAACTCCATCCTGCTGCACAATGTGGCCCATACGAGCCTGAGCGCCAGCGATTTCATTGTAAGCAACTTCTCCGTCTGA
- a CDS encoding type I secretion system permease/ATPase: MMQRSLSRVGQPAKSELGNALRACRGAFFGVGVMSFMINILYLTGSFFMLEVYDRVLPSRSVPTLIALIVLAGGLYIAQGVLDLLRGRILVRVGTSIDEALSPRVFETVVRLPLLKGGQGEGLQPLRDLDNIRAFLSGMGPGALFDLPWLPLYLAICFAFHPLIGVTATVGALILVGLTVLTEVLTRRPAQDAQGLAAQRSDIASSSRRNAEVIVAMGMAGRLTRRWAGANDRYLDGNRRTSDVAGGLGAIAKVLRMMLQSAVLGVGAYLVINQQATAGIIIAGSILSARALAPVDLAIAHWKGFVAARQSWHRLNGLLQAVPAQAAPMQLQDPSRTLAVQAVSIAPSADGRVTVSDISFVLEAGQGLGIIGPSGSGKSSLLRALVGVWRPVRGHVRLDAASLEQWSSDDLGRHIGYLPQDVELFAGTIAQNISRFDPDAPAEAIIAAAMQAGVHELIVTMRDGYDTEIGEQGGVLSAGQAQRIALARALYGEPFLVVLDEPNSNLDTEGDEALTRAVRAARARGAIVIVVAHRPIGIEGVDRLLVLKDGRMQAFGPKETVLAQVLQRPVPPPIKIVSDGGVAKP, translated from the coding sequence ATGATGCAGCGTTCCTTGTCACGAGTCGGCCAACCCGCGAAGTCCGAGCTAGGCAACGCCCTGCGGGCGTGCCGCGGCGCCTTCTTTGGCGTCGGCGTGATGAGCTTCATGATCAACATCCTGTATCTGACCGGCTCGTTCTTCATGCTCGAAGTCTATGATCGCGTGCTGCCGAGCCGCAGCGTGCCGACGCTGATTGCGCTGATCGTGCTGGCCGGTGGCCTCTACATCGCGCAGGGCGTGCTCGACCTGCTGCGCGGTCGCATCCTGGTGCGGGTCGGCACCTCCATCGACGAGGCGCTCAGCCCGCGGGTGTTTGAGACCGTGGTGCGGCTGCCTCTGTTGAAGGGCGGCCAAGGCGAGGGGCTGCAGCCGCTGCGCGACCTCGACAATATCCGTGCCTTCCTGTCCGGCATGGGGCCGGGCGCGCTGTTCGACCTGCCGTGGCTGCCGCTCTATCTGGCGATCTGTTTTGCCTTCCATCCGCTGATCGGCGTCACCGCTACGGTCGGCGCGCTGATCCTGGTGGGGCTCACCGTGCTCACCGAGGTGCTGACGAGGCGGCCGGCGCAGGATGCGCAGGGGCTTGCAGCGCAGCGCAGCGACATCGCCTCCAGTAGTCGGCGCAACGCCGAGGTCATCGTCGCGATGGGCATGGCCGGGCGGCTGACCCGGCGCTGGGCCGGCGCCAATGATCGCTATCTCGACGGCAACCGGCGCACCAGCGACGTCGCCGGCGGGCTCGGCGCCATCGCCAAGGTGCTGCGCATGATGCTGCAATCGGCGGTGCTCGGCGTCGGCGCGTATCTGGTGATCAACCAGCAGGCCACCGCGGGCATCATCATTGCCGGCTCGATCCTGAGCGCGCGGGCGCTGGCGCCGGTCGATCTGGCGATCGCGCACTGGAAGGGCTTCGTCGCGGCGCGGCAGAGCTGGCACCGCCTCAACGGGCTGTTGCAGGCGGTGCCGGCACAGGCCGCGCCGATGCAATTGCAGGACCCGTCGCGGACGCTCGCGGTCCAGGCCGTCAGCATTGCGCCGTCGGCCGACGGCCGGGTCACCGTTAGCGATATCAGCTTCGTGCTGGAGGCCGGGCAGGGGCTCGGCATCATCGGGCCGTCCGGCTCCGGCAAGTCCTCGCTGCTGCGCGCGCTGGTCGGCGTATGGCGCCCGGTGCGCGGCCATGTCCGGCTCGATGCGGCGAGCCTCGAGCAATGGTCGTCCGACGATCTCGGCCGCCACATCGGCTATCTGCCGCAGGACGTCGAACTGTTCGCAGGCACGATTGCGCAGAACATCAGCCGCTTCGATCCCGACGCCCCGGCGGAGGCCATCATCGCCGCGGCCATGCAGGCCGGCGTGCATGAACTGATCGTCACCATGCGCGACGGCTACGACACCGAGATCGGCGAGCAGGGGGGCGTGCTGTCGGCCGGGCAGGCGCAGCGCATCGCGCTGGCGCGGGCGCTGTATGGCGAGCCGTTCCTGGTCGTGCTCGACGAGCCGAACTCCAATCTCGACACCGAGGGCGACGAGGCGCTGACCCGCGCGGTGCGCGCCGCGCGCGCCCGCGGCGCCATCGTCATCGTCGTCGCGCACCGGCCGATCGGCATCGAGGGCGTCGACAGGCTGCTGGTGCTGAAGGACGGACGCATGCAGGCGTTCGGGCCGAAGGAGACCGTGCTGGCGCAGGTGCTGCAGCGCCCGGTGCCGCCGCCGATCAAGATCGTGTCCGATGGCGGGGTGGCCAAGCCATGA
- a CDS encoding HlyD family type I secretion periplasmic adaptor subunit: MSIPGTARRSIRFHLVIGLVVVLVLAGGIGGWAATAQISGALIAPGSVVVDSNVKKVQHPTGGVVGELRARDGDVVRAGDVVVRLDDTVTKAGLAIVTKNLNGLWARAGRLEAEQRGAERIHFPAVLLEQIADDEVKNVVASETKLFNVRLASRTGQKAQLRERVLQLNEEINGLAAQQAAKSREIELIEKELIGVRGLYNQQLVQLSRLTVLERDAARLAGERAQFMAARAQTKGKITETELQIIQIDKDLVSEVSKDLRETNDRIGEFVERKVTAEDQLRRVDIRAPQDGMVLQSTVHTVGGVITAGDAIMLIVPQTDSLSVEARVNPQDIDKLVIGQKTLLRLSAFNQRTTPELNGVVSRVSPDTTTDQRTGQSYYTIRISMPASEIARLGDVRLIPGMPVEAFVQTGDRTMLAYLAKPFNDQLMRAFREK; this comes from the coding sequence ATGAGCATTCCCGGCACCGCTCGGCGCTCGATCCGTTTTCATCTGGTCATCGGCCTGGTCGTGGTGCTGGTGCTCGCCGGCGGCATCGGCGGCTGGGCCGCAACCGCGCAGATTTCCGGCGCGCTGATCGCGCCGGGCTCTGTGGTGGTGGATTCCAACGTCAAGAAAGTACAGCATCCGACCGGCGGCGTGGTCGGCGAATTGCGCGCGCGCGATGGCGACGTGGTTCGCGCCGGCGACGTCGTGGTGCGGCTCGACGACACCGTCACCAAGGCCGGCCTTGCCATCGTCACCAAGAACCTCAACGGGCTGTGGGCGCGCGCGGGACGGCTGGAGGCCGAGCAGCGCGGCGCCGAGCGGATCCATTTCCCAGCCGTGCTGCTCGAGCAGATCGCCGACGACGAGGTCAAGAACGTCGTCGCCAGCGAGACCAAATTGTTCAATGTCCGTCTCGCCAGCCGCACCGGTCAGAAGGCGCAGCTCCGCGAGCGCGTGCTGCAGCTCAACGAGGAGATCAATGGCCTGGCCGCGCAGCAGGCCGCCAAGTCGCGCGAGATCGAACTGATCGAAAAGGAACTGATCGGCGTGCGCGGACTGTACAACCAGCAACTCGTGCAACTTTCGCGGCTGACCGTGCTGGAGCGCGACGCGGCGCGGCTTGCCGGCGAACGCGCGCAGTTCATGGCCGCCCGTGCCCAGACCAAGGGCAAGATCACCGAGACCGAACTGCAGATCATCCAGATCGACAAGGATCTGGTGTCGGAAGTCAGCAAGGATCTGCGCGAGACCAATGACCGGATCGGCGAATTCGTCGAGCGCAAGGTCACCGCCGAAGACCAGTTGCGCCGCGTCGATATCCGCGCGCCGCAGGACGGCATGGTGCTGCAATCCACCGTGCATACCGTCGGCGGCGTCATCACCGCCGGCGACGCCATCATGCTGATCGTGCCGCAGACCGACAGTCTCTCGGTCGAGGCGCGCGTCAATCCGCAGGACATCGACAAGCTGGTGATCGGCCAGAAGACGCTGCTGCGGCTGTCGGCCTTCAACCAGCGCACCACGCCCGAACTGAACGGCGTCGTCAGCCGGGTTTCGCCGGACACCACCACCGACCAGCGCACCGGGCAGAGCTATTACACCATCCGCATTTCGATGCCGGCGTCCGAAATCGCCCGGCTCGGCGACGTCCGCCTGATCCCCGGCATGCCGGTGGAGGCCTTCGTGCAGACCGGCGACCGCACCATGCTGGCCTATCTCGCCAAGCCGTTCAACGATCAGTTGATGCGCGCGTTTCGCGAGAAGTGA
- a CDS encoding CHASE2 domain-containing protein encodes MRRMRRVRRLARRFGRARAACVVLLMVLATLRIGDPPALEEVRLRAFDMFQVIQPRVKTARPVVIVDIDEASLARFGQFPWPRTRIADLVDRLSGLKAVVIAFDIAFPEPDRTNPAAAADAIAGLDDATRDRLRALPSNDQVLAEAVRRSRVVLGESGMSSAAAPLDPSLPMTGLAMLGGDPQPYLVSFPGLLRNLPELEGAAAGRGLFTIRNERDGIVRRVPMLMQAQGATMPALTFEMLRVATRTDTIFVKSDRAGIRSIAVQGFEIPTDRNGQLWVHFARHDPGIYVSAADVLDGRVPADRVAGRLVLIGTSAIGLLDTKTTPLDAVMPGVEIHAQVLESALTRTVLSQPNYAIGAELCVALLLGAIVIWLAPMFGPVTLAAMGAAFAAALAGASWFFYSHHRLLLDFTYPLLSTTLIYLALIFSNFVREQRQRRRIRSAFSRYLSPALVEQLAEAPERLVLGGEEREMTIMFSDVRGFTAIAESYKHDPHGLTTLMNRFLTPLTNAILARNGTIDKYMGDAIMAFWNAPLDDAAHQINACHAALDMLDRIEALNLVREAEAANGGHAYQPIQVGIGLNTGTCVVGNMGSDLRFDYSVLGDSVNLASRLEGQSRHYGFPIIAGSATALAAKEHFAILELDFITVKGKSEPEVIYAIAGPAEMVNSACFQRLRNLTIEMLACYRSRDWDGALDVIRRGRHSEAADTLARLYDLYEARIVAFRQQPPEPDWNGAVVLVAK; translated from the coding sequence ATGAGGCGGATGCGGAGGGTGCGCAGGCTGGCGCGAAGGTTCGGACGCGCGCGTGCGGCCTGTGTCGTGTTGCTCATGGTGCTGGCGACGTTGCGGATCGGCGATCCGCCGGCGCTGGAAGAAGTGAGGCTGCGCGCGTTCGACATGTTCCAGGTGATCCAGCCGCGCGTGAAAACGGCGCGGCCGGTGGTGATCGTCGATATCGACGAGGCCAGCCTGGCGCGCTTTGGCCAGTTTCCCTGGCCGCGGACCAGGATTGCTGACCTCGTCGATCGGCTCAGCGGGCTCAAGGCCGTGGTGATCGCCTTCGACATCGCCTTCCCGGAGCCTGACCGCACCAATCCCGCCGCCGCCGCAGATGCCATTGCCGGGCTCGACGATGCCACTCGCGACAGGCTTCGCGCGCTGCCGAGCAACGACCAGGTGCTGGCCGAGGCGGTGCGCCGCTCCCGCGTGGTGCTGGGCGAATCCGGCATGTCGAGCGCGGCCGCGCCGCTCGACCCGTCGCTGCCGATGACCGGGCTGGCGATGCTGGGCGGCGACCCGCAGCCATATCTCGTCAGCTTCCCCGGCCTGTTGCGCAACCTGCCGGAGCTGGAGGGCGCCGCCGCCGGCCGCGGCCTGTTCACCATCCGCAACGAGCGCGACGGCATCGTGCGCCGGGTGCCGATGCTGATGCAGGCGCAGGGCGCAACGATGCCGGCGCTGACCTTCGAGATGCTGCGGGTCGCGACCCGCACCGATACCATCTTCGTCAAGTCCGACCGCGCCGGTATCCGCAGCATCGCGGTGCAGGGCTTTGAAATCCCGACCGACCGCAACGGCCAGCTCTGGGTGCATTTCGCCAGGCATGATCCCGGCATCTACGTCTCCGCTGCCGACGTGCTGGACGGCCGCGTGCCGGCCGACCGCGTCGCCGGCCGGCTGGTGCTGATCGGCACCTCCGCGATCGGCCTGCTCGATACCAAGACGACGCCGCTCGATGCCGTGATGCCAGGCGTTGAGATCCACGCCCAGGTGCTGGAAAGCGCGCTGACCAGGACGGTGCTGTCGCAGCCGAACTACGCGATCGGCGCCGAATTATGCGTCGCGCTGCTGCTCGGCGCCATCGTGATCTGGCTGGCGCCGATGTTCGGCCCGGTGACGCTGGCCGCGATGGGCGCGGCGTTCGCCGCCGCTCTGGCCGGCGCGTCGTGGTTTTTCTACAGCCATCACCGGCTGCTGCTCGACTTCACCTATCCGTTGCTGTCGACCACGCTGATCTACCTCGCGCTGATCTTCAGCAATTTCGTCCGCGAGCAGCGCCAGCGCCGCCGCATCCGCTCCGCCTTCAGCCGCTATTTGTCGCCGGCGCTGGTCGAGCAGCTCGCCGAGGCGCCGGAGCGACTGGTGCTGGGCGGCGAGGAGCGCGAGATGACGATCATGTTCTCCGACGTGCGCGGCTTCACCGCGATCGCGGAGTCCTACAAGCACGATCCGCACGGCCTGACCACGCTGATGAACCGCTTCCTGACGCCGCTGACCAACGCGATCCTCGCGCGCAACGGCACCATCGACAAATATATGGGCGACGCGATCATGGCGTTCTGGAACGCGCCACTGGACGATGCCGCCCACCAGATCAATGCCTGCCACGCTGCGCTCGACATGCTGGATCGGATCGAGGCGCTGAACCTGGTGCGCGAGGCCGAGGCGGCCAATGGCGGCCATGCCTACCAGCCGATCCAGGTCGGCATCGGGCTCAACACCGGCACCTGCGTGGTCGGCAATATGGGCTCCGACCTGCGCTTCGACTATTCGGTACTCGGCGACAGCGTCAATCTCGCCTCACGGCTGGAAGGCCAGTCCCGGCACTACGGCTTTCCGATCATCGCCGGCTCCGCCACCGCGCTGGCGGCGAAAGAGCATTTCGCGATCCTCGAACTCGATTTCATCACCGTGAAAGGCAAGTCCGAGCCGGAAGTGATCTACGCCATCGCCGGCCCCGCCGAGATGGTGAATTCCGCATGCTTCCAGCGGCTGCGCAACCTGACCATCGAGATGCTGGCCTGCTACCGCAGCCGCGACTGGGACGGCGCGCTGGACGTCATCCGGCGCGGCCGTCACTCCGAGGCCGCCGACACTCTGGCGCGATTATACGATCTCTACGAAGCTCGCATCGTCGCCTTCCGGCAGCAGCCGCCGGAGCCGGACTGGAACGGCGCGGTGGTGCTGGTGGCGAAGTGA
- a CDS encoding AraC family transcriptional regulator produces MHTSDPEEMRHAMLTRFGASHFTGPPAGAFEGYGDFIITDRVSLGICAYGGEAVAHFDETDAVRFQIGTKGHSTTTVGCEVVQVDPQHGCVTSPGRASKLKFHAGYEQMVLRLGHDGLKSRLTAMLGFAPKGDLVFDNCVRTDTAEVQRLVQLAHFCRSQLNPAHDALPVPIVHQFEQAIEVSFLCTVRHSFTHLLESDVSAGTPAHVRRAEQYIEANWQRAVEIEELTEITGVSARTLARAFVAHRGYSPRLFAKQVRLQRAKEMLQAGDAAATVTGIALACNFANLGHFARDYCKAFGELPSITLARARLFST; encoded by the coding sequence GTGCATACGAGCGACCCGGAAGAAATGCGTCATGCGATGCTGACGCGCTTCGGTGCCAGTCATTTCACAGGGCCGCCGGCCGGCGCGTTCGAAGGCTACGGCGATTTTATCATCACGGACCGAGTATCGCTTGGCATCTGCGCTTATGGCGGCGAGGCGGTGGCGCATTTTGACGAGACCGACGCCGTGCGTTTTCAGATCGGGACCAAAGGCCATTCGACAACGACGGTCGGTTGCGAGGTGGTGCAAGTCGATCCGCAGCACGGCTGCGTGACATCGCCTGGCCGCGCGTCCAAGCTGAAATTTCACGCCGGCTACGAGCAGATGGTGCTGCGTCTCGGCCACGACGGGCTCAAGAGCAGGCTCACCGCAATGCTGGGCTTCGCGCCGAAGGGTGACCTTGTATTTGATAATTGCGTTCGCACGGATACGGCTGAAGTGCAGCGCTTGGTTCAACTCGCCCATTTCTGCCGGAGCCAGCTCAACCCGGCGCATGACGCATTACCCGTCCCGATCGTACACCAGTTTGAACAGGCGATCGAAGTCTCGTTTCTCTGCACGGTCCGTCACAGTTTCACGCACCTGCTTGAAAGCGATGTCAGCGCCGGAACGCCGGCCCATGTTCGTCGCGCCGAGCAGTATATTGAAGCTAATTGGCAGCGCGCAGTCGAGATTGAGGAACTGACTGAGATCACCGGCGTCAGCGCACGAACGCTGGCACGCGCCTTTGTCGCGCATCGCGGCTATTCACCACGACTGTTCGCCAAGCAGGTGCGGCTGCAGCGTGCTAAAGAAATGCTGCAAGCTGGCGACGCGGCAGCAACAGTCACTGGCATTGCACTGGCCTGCAACTTCGCCAATCTCGGCCATTTTGCCAGAGACTATTGCAAGGCCTTCGGCGAATTGCCTTCCATCACGCTGGCACGGGCCCGTCTTTTCAGCACATAG